From Faecalicatena sp. Marseille-Q4148:
TGTCATACTCGTAATCCTTATAAGATTGAATGACAACAATTGTTTCTAACCGACTAAAGCCCATTCCTCGAGCCCGCCTTTTTCGTAGGGCTGTCGTAGGTTCGAGCTTCGCTTTTCAGCACAGATTAGGCGGCTTATATGATTCGTCCGCAGATTGCTTATGAGCAACTCTGTACCTTTCCACGTTCCGATAATTCTATCTGTGCATATATCCTTAGGTGTTCGCTATAGTCCTGTCAGCTTGATTGTGCCTGTAACACAATACGGAGTTTCATATTTTCGATTCTTACTACACCGCACTGACCCACAATTAAGTGTCCATACATTTCTATATGGTAAACATCTAGACCCGTACATTCGCGGTTTTCGTCAGTCCGTCGTGGACATTCTCACCATAGATATTTTATAGACTCCCGACGTGTCATCTGCATACAGTACCTCTACCGCACTTTCGACAGCTGTATTTCTACACTGTTTCGGCAGACTTCCGCCGACTTTATCGAGCTCCAGACCCCAACCATTACAGTCGGAGCCGGTCGAAGTATCAGAGAAGGCATTTCAAGGCGTTACCCCATCATTCTACCTTTCGAATTATCAGTTGTTACTTACCTCGTAAGAAGGTAAGTCCGACGATTTTAGCATCGCATGGCCATAAGTCCATGAAGTTTTACCCTCATAGAGCGATGTTTGTGCGTCAACGTGTCGCACCAAAGATGTTCTCGATCTCCCTGGAAGCCAGCAGGTCCTTCACATTCTGCGTTAAACCGCTGGGAATCCCGCCCCATTTTCTGAACCGTTTCCATATCTCTACACTGAAACTTCCGGTCTGTCCTTTCAGCAGGAGGTGGAATTCGTCGATATAGAACCAGGTCGTCTTATGCTTGGAGCGGTTGGCCGTAACACGGTTCCAGACCGCGTCCTGCATGATAAGAAGGCCGATCTCTTTCAGGGCCTTTCCCAATGACTTCAACTGGAAGCACAGTACCCGGTGGTGATCCATCTGGATATTGGAACGGTGGTTAAACACATTCAAGGAACCATTGACGTAGATTTCCAGCGCCGTGGCGATATTCTGCGCCTCCGGTTCGCTCTGTTTGCGAAGGAGGTCGTACAAATCCCCCAGGATTGGCATGTTTTCCGGGCGCGGGTCCTGCAAATAGTCCCGGTACACAAGCCTTGTGCAGCGGTCAATGATCGTCTTTTCAATAGGGGAAAGCCCCTCCTTGCCGCCGATGATAAGGTCACACAGAGACAGGATAAAATCACTTTTCAGGGTGATCGGGTTTTCATCATCCGAATAGTCCAGGTTTATATCCATCGGATTGATGTAGTTAGTGGAGTTAGGGGAAATGTCAATGACCTGCCCCTGAGCTCCAAACTGCTTTACCAAAGGCCCGTACTCATTTTCCGGGTCTGCTATGATAATGTCGTCCTCCGTCAGAAGGAACACATTGACGATCTCACGCTTGGCAGAGAAAGATTTGCCACTGCCGGGCGTACCCAGGAACAGGCCGTTGGGGTTTTTCAGGTTCTTGCGGTTCGCCATAATCAGGTTGTTGCTAAGGGCATTGAGACCGTAATACAAAGCCTCGCCCTCCTGAAACAGCTCGCAGGTGGTAAACGGCACGAAAATGGCCGTGCTGCTGGTGGTAAGACCCCGCTCGATCTCGATCTGGTTCTGCCCCAGGCATAGAGAGGACATAAGGCCCTGCTCCTGCTGGAAGTCCAGGCGTTTCAGGGCACAGTTGTATTTCTGCGCCACACCGGAAGCGGAAAAAATATCCGTAAACAGCTTTTTGCGCTTCGGGGCGATATTCTCCACCAGAACCGTCACAAGGAACATCCTTTCATTCCGGCTCTGCAAATCCTGCAGGAGATTTTTCGCTTCTTCCCCATAAGTGGCAAGGTCGGTAGGTATGATGTCCATGTCATAGCCGGAGCGGACCGCTTTCTTCTGTTCCTCAATCGTCATCTTCTGCAAATCAGACATCTTGCGTTTGATGTTCTTGATCGCCTGGGCCTGGTCGATAGACTGGATATGCAGGTTGATTGTCACGGCGTCATCCAGGTCAAGCAGTTCCGCCAGCAGCCGATCCGTCAGCTCCGGGGCCAAAATCTGCAAGAAGGACACCGCGCCGGAATGGTCGCCCACCCGGAAGGTCTTGCCGTCCTGGGAGAAGGAGAGACCGGAAGGGGCGATATAGTCCTTTGTGGAGAGCCCGGTTTTCGGCAAATCCGACCAGTTAAAATGAAGTTTCTCCTGGCCGTCCGGGTGGAGCTGGCTGTGCAGAAGCTCCAGACGTTCCAGCCCGTTTAAGGGCCTTGCCTGCACGCCCAGGGCTTTGAAGTTCCCCAGCACGTCCGTTTCGATCCGTTCCAGACGCATTTTCGCCGTGCGAAGGTCCTCCGCTTCAATCCCGAAGGTGATGTATTTCCGCTTGGTAAGGCCGTTGTTGCCCTTTTGGAGCTGGTTCTTTAACATATCCGCGTACTCCCTGCGGATTCCGTCGTACTCGTCGCCACGGGCAGGAATCTCTATGCTGTGAACAAAGTCCTGCATATTGGCCCGCTGGTTGATGAAGGTGAGCTGCACATGGATCGAGGCGTCAAAGTAATTGAGAAAATCGCAGTAGCCCTCAAAAATCTGCGCCTTGTCGTCCGCCTGCGCGAGCTGGTAGTTAATATCAAAGAACTGCACCGTCTTGGTGTAATAATTGCCGCTCACACGGCAGATACCGTCCCGGTACATTTCCTTATAGGGAATACTCTGCTGGACCGTCTGCGGGGCGTCCGCTTTCAGCCCGGAAAAAAAGCCGGGCTTTTTCTTCGGCCCGGCAGGAGAGGCAGTTTTACTTCCTGCCTTTCTTGCTTCGGTGCGGGTCTTTTTTGCCTGCTTTACGTTTCTTTGCAGACGTTTTTCCTGCGCCTCCTGCTGTCTGGTTTTTGGCAATCTGTGATACCTCCTTTTTGGATATGGATTTGTAGAAGTTTTCTGTCCGGTAAGGGCGGTCCTTCGGCCAGAGCTTATAGCGGAGCCGGTTCCTTAACAGCTTTTCCGCCGGCTGCCCGTCCTTCTCATACATGGCAAAGAAGAAAAAGGGCATCATCAGGCCGATCATAAGGAGCACCGCCGCCGAATTGCCGATGGCGCCGCGGGTAAGGAAATATACCGGCAGCCCCACCAGCGCGGCCAGACTGAAACAAATAAGCTGGCGCTTTGTCAGGCCAGCGGCTACTTTGGTCTTGACTTTGGTTAAGTCTTTGGGTACGGGTACATAAGGCATTTCGTTGTCACCTCCGATCTGCGAGAATCTTTTTTATCCGTTTTGCGGCATTGTAATACTGCAATCCACTTCATTGCCCCATACATCCCAGCCGGGGGTCTGCTGCCTGGCAAAAAGCTCCACCCTGGGCTGATCTCCCATGAGCTTTATGATCTTGTCCCGCACTTCATCGGGTTTCTTGCTGTGCTGCTCGATATGGGAGATCACAAACTGGTGGATTCCCGCACACTGGCGTTTCGGGTGCCCGCGTGTTGCCAGCAGACATACCTCCGCGTTGGAGCGGGTCCAGAAGCCCATCCCATAAAACCAGCTATCGGCTTTCCGGTTCTGCTTCAGCCACAGAAACGCCAGGGTCTTATAGTGGAAGCCCCATGCCTCAATCACCCGGAACGCCTCATTAAGCTGCGGGAAG
This genomic window contains:
- a CDS encoding DNA methyltransferase — its product is MAEAKKYGIVYADPPWRYDMKRGKGVAENHYPTMSMDEICALPVADLAAKDSALFLWATFPQLNEAFRVIEAWGFHYKTLAFLWLKQNRKADSWFYGMGFWTRSNAEVCLLATRGHPKRQCAGIHQFVISHIEQHSKKPDEVRDKIIKLMGDQPRVELFARQQTPGWDVWGNEVDCSITMPQNG
- a CDS encoding PrgI family protein, translating into MPYVPVPKDLTKVKTKVAAGLTKRQLICFSLAALVGLPVYFLTRGAIGNSAAVLLMIGLMMPFFFFAMYEKDGQPAEKLLRNRLRYKLWPKDRPYRTENFYKSISKKEVSQIAKNQTAGGAGKTSAKKRKAGKKDPHRSKKGRK